From Candidatus Thermodiscus eudorianus:
CTAGTAGGAATGGTGTCAAAGAACACGATCCTGAGAGAGATGGCACGCCACGCAAGAGTAGAAGCACTACCCGCGCCGACCATGGAGGAGAGGAGAGAAGCCCCGAAGCAAGGCTAAAAATAACACCTCTACCCGGGAACCCTCTACCCGGCTATGAAGATGGTGGAGCGACGCGGACCCAGTCCGGGATGAAGACCGACTTTCCTCAGAGCCCTCCAAACCTCACTCCAACTTCCAAATAGCCCGATACTCATAGACCTACCCCCCTCAGAGATGCCAAAGCGTGCTGAGGCTTCCAGAGCCCGAATACCGATCGATCTCGACTACGCTACCCGGATGGTTAGCCGTGCACAGAATAGTTCGTTGCGTGGAGAACTCATGTGTAGGTAGCTTTCATTGGATTGGTGGGCCCGGGGGGATTTGAACCCCCGACCACCCGGTTATGAGCCGGGCGCTCTACCTGGCTGAGCTACGGGCCCAGGTGCCAAGCGCCCGTCCCGTCATGGGTATTACTACGGGATGGGGATTTATCTTCTACGCTTTCCCATGGAGGTACTCTATTTGCTCGGGGGTAAGCTTATCTATATCAATGCCCATCGTCTCTAGTTTCAGCCTCGCGACCAGCTCATCCTGGTCCCTAGATACATTATAGACCCTCCTCTCAAGCCTCGACGCGTTTTCCTTCAGGTACAATAGCGAGAGTGCTTGATTCGCGAAGCTCATGTCCATGACCTCGCTCGGGTGGCCCTCGGCAGCGACTAGATTGACGAGCCTGCCCTCGGCCAACAGGTAAAGCCTCCTACCATCAGCTAGTCTATACTCGGTGACATACCTCCTAAGATCTCGCTTAGACACCGCCACCTCCTCCAGCTCCCTCACATTTATCTCGACGTTGAAGTGGCCCGCATTGGCTAATACCGCGCCATCCCTCATCTTGAGGAAATGCCCTCGCCTAATCACGTCCCTGTTACTCGTGGCTGTGACGAAGATCTCACCTATCTCTGCCGCCTTATCCATGGGCATGACCTCGAATCCATCCATGACGGCTTCTAACGCCCTGATGGGATCGACCTCTGTCACAATGACCCTTGCACCCATTCCCTTGAGCCTCATTGCTATGCCACGGCCAACCCATCCATAGCCTGCAACTACCGCCTTCCTTCCCGCTAGCAATATGTTGGTGGCCCGGAGGATCCCGTCTATCGTGCTCTGCCCGGTACCATACCTGTTATCGAAGAGATACTTTGTCATCGCATTATTCACGGCTATAATCGGGTATAGGAGCTTACCCTCCCTCTCAAGGGCCCTCTCCCTCAACACCCCAGTAGTTGTCTCTTCCGTGCC
This genomic window contains:
- the ahcY gene encoding adenosylhomocysteinase, whose product is MEYRIRDPSLSGEGWRKIEWAEAHMPVVVELRRRYEGERPLSGYKVSMVLHVTKETAVLARTLKAWGAEVYLAASNPLSTQDDVAAALVEDGINVFAWRGMSTEEYFWAIDKVAGVRPHLAVDDGGDLHVYLHEKRRDVAEGVLGGTEETTTGVLRERALEREGKLLYPIIAVNNAMTKYLFDNRYGTGQSTIDGILRATNILLAGRKAVVAGYGWVGRGIAMRLKGMGARVIVTEVDPIRALEAVMDGFEVMPMDKAAEIGEIFVTATSNRDVIRRGHFLKMRDGAVLANAGHFNVEINVRELEEVAVSKRDLRRYVTEYRLADGRRLYLLAEGRLVNLVAAEGHPSEVMDMSFANQALSLLYLKENASRLERRVYNVSRDQDELVARLKLETMGIDIDKLTPEQIEYLHGKA